In Geminocystis sp. NIES-3709, a single genomic region encodes these proteins:
- the sipA gene encoding regulatory protein SipA, which translates to MESLNIKSGDRVRVIELPPYIKTADPMPMLRSSKVICVGEEGIILNPRPAGYWAIRFTQGAFLLENKYFQLIN; encoded by the coding sequence ATGGAATCTTTAAATATTAAATCAGGTGATCGAGTGAGAGTAATCGAGTTACCACCGTATATCAAAACGGCGGATCCTATGCCCATGTTACGATCGTCTAAAGTAATTTGTGTGGGAGAAGAAGGAATTATTTTAAATCCTCGCCCTGCTGGTTATTGGGCAATTCGTTTTACTCAAGGTGCTTTTTTATTGGAGAATAAATATTTTCAATTAATTAACTAA
- a CDS encoding HNH endonuclease → MEKTPRILIPIEVRKYIYNRDKYQCQSCGKKLEETTLSIDHIIPLAKGGSNDMSNLQTLCLNCNQHKKANLDLRFRRHFS, encoded by the coding sequence ATGGAAAAAACTCCCCGTATTCTTATCCCGATCGAAGTGAGAAAATATATTTATAATCGAGATAAATATCAGTGTCAAAGTTGTGGAAAAAAACTTGAAGAAACTACTTTAAGTATTGATCATATTATTCCCTTAGCGAAAGGTGGAAGTAATGATATGAGTAATTTACAGACTCTTTGCCTTAATTGTAATCAACACAAAAAAGCTAATCTTGATCTCCGTTTTCGCCGTCATTTTAGTTAA
- a CDS encoding KGK domain-containing protein has translation MSENYQPLENEAHAINIIDEDVHRFYVGQSMFKLGYLLEGIKCKLIDISNNDLKKENSHNNRKKWINDGVDVEVLKVGSLGWQKGKLKLKVTVEFCPEESSLN, from the coding sequence ATGTCAGAAAATTATCAACCTTTGGAAAATGAAGCCCACGCTATTAATATTATCGATGAAGATGTACATCGCTTTTATGTGGGACAATCTATGTTTAAATTGGGATATTTACTTGAAGGTATTAAATGTAAATTAATCGATATATCTAATAATGATTTAAAGAAAGAAAATAGTCATAATAATCGTAAAAAATGGATTAATGACGGTGTTGACGTAGAAGTATTAAAAGTTGGTAGCTTAGGTTGGCAAAAAGGCAAATTAAAATTGAAAGTTACCGTAGAATTTTGCCCTGAAGAATCATCATTAAATTAA
- a CDS encoding Uma2 family endonuclease, producing MIAIQDVKKLSSEEYLSQEKTNLIKHEYINGEVYEMPGASSAHVTIAGNMFFLLKSHLKGSNCRVYNADMKVRIDRLNVFYYPDVIVTCSEEDKGLNYYKKYPQIIIEVLSDSTESFDRGDKFADYRKIESLREYVLISQSKKRVDSFTKQDNNLWILESFSEEENLVIKSVNFNCAVSSLYEDLD from the coding sequence ATGATAGCTATTCAAGACGTTAAAAAATTATCTTCCGAAGAATATTTATCTCAGGAAAAAACTAATTTAATCAAACATGAATATATTAATGGTGAGGTTTACGAAATGCCTGGTGCAAGTTCGGCTCATGTTACTATTGCAGGAAATATGTTTTTTTTGTTAAAAAGTCACTTGAAAGGTAGTAATTGTCGGGTTTATAATGCAGATATGAAGGTAAGAATCGATCGTTTAAATGTGTTTTATTATCCTGATGTGATAGTTACTTGTAGTGAAGAAGATAAAGGTTTAAATTATTATAAAAAATATCCTCAAATTATTATAGAAGTTCTCTCCGATAGTACGGAATCTTTCGATCGAGGAGACAAATTTGCTGACTATAGAAAAATAGAAAGTTTAAGGGAATATGTGCTTATTTCTCAAAGTAAAAAAAGAGTAGATTCATTCACAAAACAAGATAATAATTTGTGGATATTAGAGTCTTTTTCTGAAGAAGAAAATTTAGTAATAAAAAGTGTTAATTTTAATTGTGCCGTCTCTAGTTTATATGAAGATTTAGATTAA
- a CDS encoding dynamin family protein has product MTKIPPQCLNLASQVSQILELLQKNPQLRSHQDTSQLETSLRKAISPRFEIVFAGAFSAGKSMLINALLGRELLYSAEGHATGIECYIEYAPPQKEKVVLTFLSENEIIEQILMISKRLNINLTDIYVNQIHVIEQLRQEAQQIINQEGGINKSEEAKQANALNLLLEGFEDNKDKIKLDTNATYSMEQFNFNNLTEAATYARRGKNSAVLKRLDYYCHHPLLEDGNVLVDLPGIDAPIQKDAKLAYDKIENPDTSLVVCVLKPASAGELTQAETNLLEKIKSNPAIRDRVFYMFNRIDETWSSGQLRQRLEHLIATEFNHTNRVYKTSGLLGFYGTQIKKTSFNDRFGLDSIFKDSIKGLGGEEETPQFISEFNNYCVSGKLTRTNFKVSVHGYETPNQNYLRILSEWGMPLIDQLINDSGIDNFKQEITRYLTEEKRPQLFTNLADDLQPIAIAIKKFYQNQQTDLDSQPQEIEAMKQQELARLNTQLQQIGDEFYRYIEKEINEIVNQENKLFNQDFNKMQTRFVNRLDELLQTFSVSDTYSLAVKAHPRNSTAPLIAVLVEALYYLANSLEDVLVEELKDLVKNLITNLTLDVRQQDCYRQLYRLLGNDSGIENQFNVLENNLYYGLTTVATTECDRYVRETPQFYSEGTFSIYQFRETLKQTSQTYDVSAMVEAEPAIRQLLKLDFEPKVNKTIREVFRQSINQTLKTNLLPLAEQIRENILDQYDLARENLQQNLEQEVKEKLAYNQQLMTEIKEDCIIYNQGISSINNCLEAMQVYERKLPLIDINESN; this is encoded by the coding sequence ATGACAAAAATTCCTCCCCAATGTCTTAATTTGGCTTCCCAAGTTAGTCAAATACTTGAATTATTGCAAAAAAATCCACAACTTCGATCGCATCAAGATACTTCCCAATTAGAAACATCTCTGAGAAAAGCTATATCTCCTCGTTTCGAGATAGTTTTTGCCGGTGCGTTTAGTGCCGGAAAATCGATGTTAATCAATGCTTTATTAGGACGTGAATTATTATATAGTGCAGAAGGTCACGCTACGGGAATTGAATGTTACATCGAATATGCACCTCCACAAAAGGAAAAAGTAGTATTAACGTTCTTGAGTGAAAATGAAATTATTGAGCAAATTTTGATGATTTCTAAGCGCTTAAATATCAACTTAACCGATATTTACGTTAATCAAATTCATGTTATTGAACAATTAAGGCAAGAAGCCCAACAAATTATCAACCAAGAAGGGGGAATTAACAAGTCAGAAGAAGCAAAACAAGCTAACGCTTTAAACCTATTATTAGAAGGTTTTGAGGACAACAAAGACAAAATTAAACTTGATACTAATGCTACTTATTCAATGGAGCAATTTAACTTTAATAATCTCACAGAAGCGGCAACTTATGCTCGTCGAGGCAAAAATTCAGCTGTCTTAAAACGTCTTGATTATTATTGTCATCATCCCCTCCTTGAAGATGGCAACGTTTTGGTTGACTTACCCGGTATCGATGCTCCCATTCAAAAAGATGCCAAGTTAGCCTATGATAAAATCGAAAATCCTGATACTTCTCTTGTTGTTTGTGTCTTAAAACCAGCTTCTGCCGGAGAATTAACTCAAGCGGAGACGAATTTATTAGAAAAAATTAAATCTAATCCTGCTATCAGAGATCGAGTTTTTTATATGTTTAATCGCATTGATGAAACATGGTCTTCTGGTCAATTAAGACAACGATTAGAGCATTTAATTGCTACAGAATTTAATCACACAAATCGAGTCTATAAAACCAGTGGATTATTAGGTTTTTATGGCACACAAATTAAGAAAACTTCCTTTAACGATCGATTCGGATTAGATAGCATATTTAAAGACAGTATAAAAGGATTAGGAGGAGAAGAAGAAACCCCTCAATTCATTAGTGAATTTAATAACTACTGTGTCTCTGGTAAATTAACTCGCACTAATTTTAAAGTTTCTGTCCATGGTTATGAAACCCCTAATCAAAACTATTTAAGAATTTTAAGTGAATGGGGAATGCCCTTAATTGATCAGTTAATAAATGATAGTGGAATTGATAATTTTAAACAAGAAATTACCCGTTATTTAACAGAAGAAAAAAGACCACAATTATTTACTAATTTAGCTGATGATTTACAACCTATTGCCATTGCTATCAAGAAATTTTATCAAAATCAACAAACAGATTTAGATAGTCAACCTCAAGAAATTGAGGCAATGAAACAACAAGAATTAGCTCGTTTAAACACTCAATTACAGCAAATTGGCGATGAATTTTATCGTTATATAGAAAAAGAAATAAACGAAATTGTTAATCAAGAAAATAAGTTATTTAATCAAGATTTTAATAAAATGCAAACACGTTTTGTCAATCGATTAGATGAATTATTACAAACATTTTCAGTGAGTGATACCTATAGTTTAGCCGTTAAAGCACATCCTAGAAACTCTACAGCACCTTTAATTGCAGTTTTAGTGGAGGCTTTATATTATCTTGCAAATTCCCTTGAAGATGTTTTAGTTGAAGAATTAAAAGACTTAGTTAAAAACTTGATTACTAATTTAACTCTTGATGTACGTCAACAGGATTGTTATCGTCAACTTTATCGTTTATTAGGTAATGATAGTGGCATTGAAAATCAATTCAATGTTTTAGAGAATAATTTATACTACGGTCTGACAACTGTTGCTACGACAGAGTGCGATCGATATGTAAGAGAAACACCACAGTTTTATAGTGAAGGTACATTTTCTATCTATCAATTTCGGGAGACATTAAAACAGACATCACAAACCTATGATGTATCTGCAATGGTAGAGGCAGAACCAGCTATTCGTCAACTGTTAAAATTGGATTTTGAGCCAAAAGTAAACAAAACAATTCGAGAAGTTTTTCGGCAATCAATTAATCAAACTCTCAAGACAAATTTATTACCATTAGCAGAACAAATACGAGAAAATATTTTAGATCAATATGATTTAGCGAGAGAAAATTTACAACAAAATTTAGAACAAGAAGTCAAAGAAAAATTAGCTTATAATCAACAATTAATGACAGAAATAAAAGAAGATTGTATAATTTATAATCAAGGGATTTCTAGCATTAATAATTGCTTAGAAGCCATGCAAGTTTACGAACGAAAATTACCATTAATTGACATTAACGAATCAAATTAA
- a CDS encoding DevA family ABC transporter ATP-binding protein: MITLTEISNDISLLDNDKVVEIEHLDFYYSNNNIKKQTLFDINLTLKKGEVLIMKGPSGSGKTTLLTLMGALRTASHGSLKVFGKQLIHANNNLLIQTRRNIGYIFQAHNLLKSLTARQNVQMSIELHSQYSPKEAKEKSIEMLTAVGLGDRVDYYPDNLSGGQKQRVAIARALVSHPKLVLADEPTAALDSKSGRDVVEIMQKLAKEQGCTILIVTHDDRILDVAERIIELEDGHLI, from the coding sequence ATGATTACTTTAACAGAAATCTCGAATGATATTAGTTTGTTAGATAATGATAAGGTTGTTGAGATAGAACATTTAGACTTTTATTATAGTAATAATAATATTAAAAAACAAACTCTTTTTGATATTAATTTAACTTTAAAAAAAGGAGAAGTACTTATTATGAAAGGGCCTTCTGGCTCAGGAAAAACTACTTTGTTAACGTTAATGGGAGCTTTAAGAACTGCCAGTCATGGTAGTTTGAAAGTCTTTGGTAAACAATTAATTCATGCTAATAATAATTTATTAATTCAAACTAGAAGAAATATTGGTTATATTTTCCAAGCTCATAATTTATTAAAATCCCTTACTGCTAGACAAAATGTACAAATGTCGATCGAGCTACATTCACAATATTCTCCTAAAGAAGCCAAAGAAAAATCGATCGAAATGTTAACTGCTGTGGGATTAGGTGACAGAGTTGATTACTACCCTGATAATTTATCGGGAGGACAAAAACAAAGAGTTGCGATCGCTCGTGCCTTAGTGTCTCACCCCAAGCTAGTTTTAGCCGATGAGCCTACGGCGGCATTAGATAGTAAATCTGGTCGAGATGTGGTGGAAATTATGCAAAAATTGGCAAAAGAGCAAGGTTGTACGATTCTTATTGTTACCCATGACGATCGTATTTTAGACGTAGCGGAGAGAATTATTGAATTGGAAGATGGACACTTAATTTAA
- a CDS encoding DUF3318 domain-containing protein: MTSYTTSSARAEMNELRRLKTLLPPELQSWVMIEASTEVNPPLIRSEELGKDEVEIQIDLAKWENLAIDQRNLMFWHEVARIQNDSIPREGWEMAALAIGLGGAVGELWVQDGLLLLLALGLCSISGYRLWQKNNGDKNLKEAIEADEKAIIIATRFGYSMKNAYQSLGSAFKTLIEQTPNRSQRKKYEERLQALRRSAAKAKQKQDQPSENQPLKTPPVRSRSSARMKNI, encoded by the coding sequence ATGACTTCTTATACAACTTCCTCCGCTAGAGCCGAAATGAATGAATTGAGACGACTCAAAACTTTACTCCCCCCAGAATTGCAGAGTTGGGTGATGATAGAAGCATCTACGGAAGTTAATCCCCCTTTAATCCGCAGTGAAGAATTAGGCAAAGACGAAGTAGAAATTCAAATTGACTTAGCAAAGTGGGAAAACTTGGCAATTGATCAACGAAATTTGATGTTTTGGCATGAAGTAGCCCGTATTCAAAATGATAGTATTCCCCGAGAAGGTTGGGAAATGGCCGCCTTAGCGATTGGTTTAGGTGGTGCGGTAGGTGAGTTGTGGGTACAGGATGGTTTATTGTTATTATTAGCATTAGGTTTATGTAGTATTTCTGGTTATCGACTTTGGCAGAAAAATAATGGTGACAAGAATCTCAAGGAAGCCATCGAAGCAGATGAAAAAGCGATTATTATTGCCACTCGTTTCGGTTATTCTATGAAAAATGCTTATCAAAGTTTAGGTAGTGCATTTAAAACTTTAATAGAACAAACTCCGAATCGTAGTCAACGAAAGAAATATGAAGAACGTTTACAAGCATTACGTCGTAGTGCGGCCAAAGCTAAACAAAAACAAGATCAACCTTCAGAAAATCAACCCTTGAAGACTCCTCCTGTTCGATCGAGAAGTAGTGCTAGAATGAAAAATATTTAG
- a CDS encoding glycosyltransferase family 1 protein, with translation MLVTKPTGITNYINNIIPYFSSLPYTSLLGEKYLNDNYQNPIFISENLSPDYGSKGHFLRLKWTQFQLPNLYHNLRANLLFSPVPEMPLFSKCRGIVMVHDLIPIRFPKKKSPLTPYFRYYIPQVCQQAEHIICNSQATADDIINYFHIRAQKITPIYLGYNPENFKVLDSLKPHDKIPYFLYLGRHDPHKNVSKIISAFAKFKYQKNYELWLAGPSDDRYTPFLQQQSIELGIENQVKFLDYVSSEDLPRILNQAQALVFPTLWEGFGFPVLESIACGTPVITSNISSLPEVVGEAGLLVNPHNINSISSAMNQMAEDDQLRSQLIELGLKRAKKFSWEKTGKDTVEVIKKYLN, from the coding sequence ATGTTGGTGACTAAACCTACGGGAATCACCAATTATATTAATAATATCATACCTTATTTTTCTTCTTTACCCTACACAAGTTTATTAGGGGAAAAATATCTTAACGATAATTATCAAAATCCTATTTTTATCAGTGAAAATTTAAGTCCTGATTATGGAAGTAAAGGGCATTTTTTACGATTAAAGTGGACTCAGTTTCAGTTACCAAATCTTTATCATAATTTGAGGGCGAATTTATTATTTTCTCCTGTGCCAGAAATGCCTCTTTTTTCTAAGTGTCGGGGGATTGTTATGGTACATGATTTAATCCCTATTCGTTTTCCGAAGAAAAAATCTCCTCTAACTCCTTACTTTCGTTATTATATTCCCCAAGTTTGTCAACAAGCCGAACATATTATCTGCAATTCCCAAGCAACGGCTGATGATATTATCAATTATTTTCATATTCGGGCTCAAAAAATAACACCTATTTACTTAGGTTATAATCCTGAAAATTTTAAGGTTTTAGACTCATTAAAACCCCACGACAAAATTCCTTATTTTCTCTATTTAGGCCGACATGATCCTCATAAGAATGTTAGTAAAATTATCTCGGCTTTTGCTAAGTTTAAATATCAGAAAAATTATGAGTTATGGTTAGCAGGGCCTTCTGACGATCGATATACTCCATTTTTACAACAACAATCCATCGAACTTGGAATTGAAAATCAAGTAAAATTTTTAGATTATGTTTCTTCTGAAGATTTACCACGAATACTTAATCAAGCTCAAGCTCTTGTCTTTCCTACTCTTTGGGAAGGTTTCGGTTTTCCTGTATTAGAGTCGATAGCTTGTGGTACTCCTGTTATTACTTCTAATATATCTTCTTTACCAGAGGTAGTAGGAGAGGCAGGATTATTAGTTAATCCCCACAATATTAACAGTATTAGTTCAGCTATGAATCAAATGGCTGAAGATGATCAACTTCGATCACAACTGATAGAATTAGGTTTAAAAAGAGCTAAAAAATTTAGTTGGGAAAAAACGGGAAAAGACACTGTTGAAGTCATCAAAAAATATTTAAACTAA